In one Capricornis sumatraensis isolate serow.1 chromosome 1, serow.2, whole genome shotgun sequence genomic region, the following are encoded:
- the CYSRT1 gene encoding cysteine-rich tail protein 1, with amino-acid sequence MDPHETLVKNPYAHISIPRAHLRPELGQQLKAGSSSAESQPLPVSSCTLEPLEEAPGPKGAKEAASVRGQPACQQPCKPCGSGQRPAGLAYAGPPPVGRGDDIAHHCWCCPCCSCCHCPRFCRCHSCCCVVS; translated from the coding sequence ATGGACCCCCATGAGACACTCGTCAAGAACCCGTACGCCCACATAAGCATCCCGAGGGCTCACCTGCGGCCTGAGCTGGGGCAGCAGCTGAAGGCGGGCTCATCCTCCGCAGAGTCGCAGCCTCTGCCGGTGAGCTCCTGCACcctggagcctctggaggaggCCCCAGGGCCCAAGGGCGCCAAGGAGGCTGCCTCCGTCCGGGGCCAGCCAGCCTGTCAGCAGCCCTGCAAGCCCTGTGGCAGCGGGCAGCGCCCGGCAGGACTGGCCTACGCCGGCCCGCCGCCCGTGGGGCGCGGCGACGACATTGCCCATCACTGCTGGTGCTgcccctgctgctcctgctgccacTGCCCCCGCTTCTGCCGCTGCCACAGCTGCTGCTGCGTCGTCTCCTAG
- the TUBB4B gene encoding tubulin beta-4B chain isoform X3 encodes MREIVHLQAGQCGNQIGAKFWEVISDEHGIDPTGTYHGDSDLQLERINVYYNEATGQSGAGNNWAKGHYTEGAELVDSVLDVVRKEAESCDCLQGFQLTHSLGGGTGSGMGTLLISKIREEYPDRIMNTFSVVPSPKVSDTVVEPYNATLSVHQLVENTDETYCIDNEALYDICFRTLKLTTPTYGDLNHLVSATMSGVTTCLRFPGQLNADLRKLAVNMVPFPRLHFFMPGFAPLTSRGSQQYRALTVPELTQQMFDAKNMMAACDPRHGRYLTVAAVFRGRMSMKEVDEQMLNVQNKNSSYFVEWIPNNVKTAVCDIPPRGLKMSATFIGNSTAIQELFKRISEQFTAMFRRKAFLHWYTGEGMDEMEFTEAESNMNDLVSEYQQYQDATAEEEGEFEEEAEEEVA; translated from the exons atgaGGGAGATCGTGCACCTGCAGGCCGGCCAGTGCGGCAACCAGATCGGCGCCAAG TTTTGGGAGGTGATCAGCGACGAGCATGGCATCGATCCTACCGGCACCTACCACGGGGATAGCGACCTGCAGCTGGAGCGAATCAACGTGTACTACAACGAGGCCACCG GTCAGAGCGGTGCCGGGAACAACTGGGCCAAGGGACACTACACGGAAGGGGCGGAGCTCGTCGATTCGGTGCTGGATGTTGTGAGGAAGGAGGCGGAGAGCTGTGACTGCCTGCAGGGCTTCCAGCTGACCCACTCCTTGGGTGGGGGGACTGGGTCTGGGATGGGCACCCTCCTCATCAGCAAGATTCGGGAGGAGTATCCAGACAGGATCATGAACACCTTCAGCGTGGTGCCCTCGCCCAAAGTGTCGGACACCGTCGTGGAGCCCTACAACGCCACACTCTCAGTCCACCAGCTCGTAGAGAACACAGATGAGACCTACTGCATTGACAACGAGGCGCTGTACGACATCTGCTTCCGCACCCTGAAGCTGACCACCCCCACCTACGGGGACCTGAACCACCTGGTGTCGGCCACCATGAGCGGGGTCACCACCTGCCTGCGCTTCCCGGGCCAGCTCAATGCCGACCTGCGGAAGCTGGCTGTCAACATGGTCCCCTTCCCGCGCCTGCACTTCTTCATGCCCGGCTTTGCCCCGCTCACCAGCCGGGGCAGCCAGCAGTACCGGGCACTGACGGTGCCTGAGCTCACCCAGCAAATGTTCGATGCCAAGAACATGATGGCCGCCTGCGACCCGCGCCACGGCCGCTACCTGACCGTGGCCGCTGTCTTCCGGGGCCGCATGTCCATGAAGGAGGTGGACGAGCAGATGCTCAACGTGCAGAACAAGAACAGCAGCTACTTCGTGGAGTGGATCCCCAACAACGTGAAGACGGCCGTGTGCGACATCCCGCCCCGCGGCCTGAAGATGTCGGCCACCTTCATCGGCAACAGCACGGCCATCCAGGAGCTGTTCAAGCGCATCTCGGAGCAGTTCACGGCCATGTTCCGGCGCAAGGCCTTCCTGCACTGGTACACGGGCGAGGGCATGGACGAGATGGAGTTCACCGAGGCCGAGAGCAACATGAACGACCTGGTGTCCGAGTACCAGCAGTACCAGGACGCCACGGCCGAGGAGGAGGGCGAGTTcgaggaggaggcggaggaggagGTGGCCTAG
- the TUBB4B gene encoding tubulin beta-4B chain isoform X5, translated as MREIVHLQAGQCGNQIGAKFWEVISDEHGIDPTGTYHGDSDLQLERINVYYNEATGGKYVPRAVLVDLEPGTMDSVRSGPFGQIFRPDNFVFGQSGAGNNWAKGHYTEGAELVDSVLDVVRKEAESCDCLQLNADLRKLAVNMVPFPRLHFFMPGFAPLTSRGSQQYRALTVPELTQQMFDAKNMMAACDPRHGRYLTVAAVFRGRMSMKEVDEQMLNVQNKNSSYFVEWIPNNVKTAVCDIPPRGLKMSATFIGNSTAIQELFKRISEQFTAMFRRKAFLHWYTGEGMDEMEFTEAESNMNDLVSEYQQYQDATAEEEGEFEEEAEEEVA; from the exons atgaGGGAGATCGTGCACCTGCAGGCCGGCCAGTGCGGCAACCAGATCGGCGCCAAG TTTTGGGAGGTGATCAGCGACGAGCATGGCATCGATCCTACCGGCACCTACCACGGGGATAGCGACCTGCAGCTGGAGCGAATCAACGTGTACTACAACGAGGCCACCG GTGGCAAGTATGTGCCCCGCGCTGTGCTCGTGGACCTGGAGCCGGGCACCATGGACTCTGTGCGCTCGGGGCCTTTCGGGCAGATCTTCAGGCCGGACAACTTTGTCTTCG GTCAGAGCGGTGCCGGGAACAACTGGGCCAAGGGACACTACACGGAAGGGGCGGAGCTCGTCGATTCGGTGCTGGATGTTGTGAGGAAGGAGGCGGAGAGCTGTGACTGCCT CCAGCTCAATGCCGACCTGCGGAAGCTGGCTGTCAACATGGTCCCCTTCCCGCGCCTGCACTTCTTCATGCCCGGCTTTGCCCCGCTCACCAGCCGGGGCAGCCAGCAGTACCGGGCACTGACGGTGCCTGAGCTCACCCAGCAAATGTTCGATGCCAAGAACATGATGGCCGCCTGCGACCCGCGCCACGGCCGCTACCTGACCGTGGCCGCTGTCTTCCGGGGCCGCATGTCCATGAAGGAGGTGGACGAGCAGATGCTCAACGTGCAGAACAAGAACAGCAGCTACTTCGTGGAGTGGATCCCCAACAACGTGAAGACGGCCGTGTGCGACATCCCGCCCCGCGGCCTGAAGATGTCGGCCACCTTCATCGGCAACAGCACGGCCATCCAGGAGCTGTTCAAGCGCATCTCGGAGCAGTTCACGGCCATGTTCCGGCGCAAGGCCTTCCTGCACTGGTACACGGGCGAGGGCATGGACGAGATGGAGTTCACCGAGGCCGAGAGCAACATGAACGACCTGGTGTCCGAGTACCAGCAGTACCAGGACGCCACGGCCGAGGAGGAGGGCGAGTTcgaggaggaggcggaggaggagGTGGCCTAG
- the TUBB4B gene encoding tubulin beta-4B chain isoform X7, with the protein MREIVHLQAGQCGNQIGAKFWEVISDEHGIDPTGTYHGDSDLQLERINVYYNEATGGKYVPRAVLVDLEPGTMDSVRSGPFGQIFRPDNFVFGQSGAGNNWAKGHYTEGAELVDSVLDVVRKEVDEQMLNVQNKNSSYFVEWIPNNVKTAVCDIPPRGLKMSATFIGNSTAIQELFKRISEQFTAMFRRKAFLHWYTGEGMDEMEFTEAESNMNDLVSEYQQYQDATAEEEGEFEEEAEEEVA; encoded by the exons atgaGGGAGATCGTGCACCTGCAGGCCGGCCAGTGCGGCAACCAGATCGGCGCCAAG TTTTGGGAGGTGATCAGCGACGAGCATGGCATCGATCCTACCGGCACCTACCACGGGGATAGCGACCTGCAGCTGGAGCGAATCAACGTGTACTACAACGAGGCCACCG GTGGCAAGTATGTGCCCCGCGCTGTGCTCGTGGACCTGGAGCCGGGCACCATGGACTCTGTGCGCTCGGGGCCTTTCGGGCAGATCTTCAGGCCGGACAACTTTGTCTTCG GTCAGAGCGGTGCCGGGAACAACTGGGCCAAGGGACACTACACGGAAGGGGCGGAGCTCGTCGATTCGGTGCTGGATGTTGTGAGGAAGGAG GTGGACGAGCAGATGCTCAACGTGCAGAACAAGAACAGCAGCTACTTCGTGGAGTGGATCCCCAACAACGTGAAGACGGCCGTGTGCGACATCCCGCCCCGCGGCCTGAAGATGTCGGCCACCTTCATCGGCAACAGCACGGCCATCCAGGAGCTGTTCAAGCGCATCTCGGAGCAGTTCACGGCCATGTTCCGGCGCAAGGCCTTCCTGCACTGGTACACGGGCGAGGGCATGGACGAGATGGAGTTCACCGAGGCCGAGAGCAACATGAACGACCTGGTGTCCGAGTACCAGCAGTACCAGGACGCCACGGCCGAGGAGGAGGGCGAGTTcgaggaggaggcggaggaggagGTGGCCTAG
- the RNF224 gene encoding RING finger protein 224 has protein sequence MGQTAGGGELASQDGRVPVSWRNRVLKGLQHPGGNQKAFLWMLLPEGHSASEEAVATGPQRGGCVVCYSAYDLAGHQPRRLYCGHTVCQACVRRLAAPAPEQRWVPCPQCRRSTPVPRGGAAMLDLYLAAFLAIRAGQGPSRLEPHPPGPRKGSPTVTQQPARLLPASGPLPRFPQPGGCCLACRSLCWDPPGSPQL, from the exons ATGGGGCAGACAGCTGGAGGAGGTGAGCTGGCCTCGCAGGATGGACGGGTCCCG GTTTCCTGGAGGAACCGAGTGCTGAAGGGCCTGCAGCACCCAGGTGGGAACCAGAAAGCTTTCCTGTG GATGCTGCTGCCAGAGGGGCACTCAGCCTCTGAAGAGGCCGTGGCCACTGGGCCCCAGCGCGGTGGTTGCGTCGTCTGCTACTCGGCCTATGACCTCGCCGGGCACCAGCCCCGCCGCCTCTACTGCGGCCACACTGTCTGCCAGGCGTGCGTGCGGCGGCTGGCTGCACCGGCCCCCGAGCAGCGCTGGGTCCCCTGCCCGCAGTGCCGCCGGAGCACGCCCGTGCCCCGTGGAGGGGCGGCCATGCTGGACCTCTACCTGGCCGCCTTCCTGGCCATCAGGGCCGGGCAGGGGCCGTCTCGCCTGGAGCCGCATCCTCCCGGGCCCCGCAAGGGCAGCCCCACTGTTACTCAGCAACCGGCCAGGCTCCTCCCCGCGTCGGGCCCCCTGCCCCGCTTCCCCCAGCCCGGAGGCTGCTGCCTGGCCTGCCGCAGCCTCTGCTGGGATCCCCCAGGCAGCCCCCAGCTCTGA
- the TUBB4B gene encoding tubulin beta-4B chain isoform X2, whose translation MREIVHLQAGQCGNQIGAKFWEVISDEHGIDPTGTYHGDSDLQLERINVYYNEATGGKYVPRAVLVDLEPGTMDSVRSGPFGQIFRPDNFVFGQSGAGNNWAKGHYTEGAELVDSVLDVVRKEAESCDCLQGFQLTHSLGGGTGVVPSPKVSDTVVEPYNATLSVHQLVENTDETYCIDNEALYDICFRTLKLTTPTYGDLNHLVSATMSGVTTCLRFPGQLNADLRKLAVNMVPFPRLHFFMPGFAPLTSRGSQQYRALTVPELTQQMFDAKNMMAACDPRHGRYLTVAAVFRGRMSMKEVDEQMLNVQNKNSSYFVEWIPNNVKTAVCDIPPRGLKMSATFIGNSTAIQELFKRISEQFTAMFRRKAFLHWYTGEGMDEMEFTEAESNMNDLVSEYQQYQDATAEEEGEFEEEAEEEVA comes from the exons atgaGGGAGATCGTGCACCTGCAGGCCGGCCAGTGCGGCAACCAGATCGGCGCCAAG TTTTGGGAGGTGATCAGCGACGAGCATGGCATCGATCCTACCGGCACCTACCACGGGGATAGCGACCTGCAGCTGGAGCGAATCAACGTGTACTACAACGAGGCCACCG GTGGCAAGTATGTGCCCCGCGCTGTGCTCGTGGACCTGGAGCCGGGCACCATGGACTCTGTGCGCTCGGGGCCTTTCGGGCAGATCTTCAGGCCGGACAACTTTGTCTTCG GTCAGAGCGGTGCCGGGAACAACTGGGCCAAGGGACACTACACGGAAGGGGCGGAGCTCGTCGATTCGGTGCTGGATGTTGTGAGGAAGGAGGCGGAGAGCTGTGACTGCCTGCAGGGCTTCCAGCTGACCCACTCCTTGGGTGGGGGGACTGG CGTGGTGCCCTCGCCCAAAGTGTCGGACACCGTCGTGGAGCCCTACAACGCCACACTCTCAGTCCACCAGCTCGTAGAGAACACAGATGAGACCTACTGCATTGACAACGAGGCGCTGTACGACATCTGCTTCCGCACCCTGAAGCTGACCACCCCCACCTACGGGGACCTGAACCACCTGGTGTCGGCCACCATGAGCGGGGTCACCACCTGCCTGCGCTTCCCGGGCCAGCTCAATGCCGACCTGCGGAAGCTGGCTGTCAACATGGTCCCCTTCCCGCGCCTGCACTTCTTCATGCCCGGCTTTGCCCCGCTCACCAGCCGGGGCAGCCAGCAGTACCGGGCACTGACGGTGCCTGAGCTCACCCAGCAAATGTTCGATGCCAAGAACATGATGGCCGCCTGCGACCCGCGCCACGGCCGCTACCTGACCGTGGCCGCTGTCTTCCGGGGCCGCATGTCCATGAAGGAGGTGGACGAGCAGATGCTCAACGTGCAGAACAAGAACAGCAGCTACTTCGTGGAGTGGATCCCCAACAACGTGAAGACGGCCGTGTGCGACATCCCGCCCCGCGGCCTGAAGATGTCGGCCACCTTCATCGGCAACAGCACGGCCATCCAGGAGCTGTTCAAGCGCATCTCGGAGCAGTTCACGGCCATGTTCCGGCGCAAGGCCTTCCTGCACTGGTACACGGGCGAGGGCATGGACGAGATGGAGTTCACCGAGGCCGAGAGCAACATGAACGACCTGGTGTCCGAGTACCAGCAGTACCAGGACGCCACGGCCGAGGAGGAGGGCGAGTTcgaggaggaggcggaggaggagGTGGCCTAG
- the TUBB4B gene encoding tubulin beta-4B chain isoform X6, whose protein sequence is MREIVHLQAGQCGNQIGAKFWEVISDEHGIDPTGTYHGDSDLQLERINVYYNEATGGKYVPRAVLVDLEPGTMDSVRSGPFGQIFRPDNFVFGQSGAGNNWAKGHYTEGAELVDSVLDVVRKEAESCDCLQGFQLTHSLGGGTGSGMGTLLISKIREEYPDRIMNTFSVVPSPKVSDTVVEPYNATLSVHQLVENTDETYCIDNEALYDICFRTLKLTTPTYGDLNHLVSATMSGVTTCLRFPGQLNADLRKLAVNMVPFPRLHFFMPGFAPLTSRGSQQYRALTVPELTQQMFDAESNMNDLVSEYQQYQDATAEEEGEFEEEAEEEVA, encoded by the exons atgaGGGAGATCGTGCACCTGCAGGCCGGCCAGTGCGGCAACCAGATCGGCGCCAAG TTTTGGGAGGTGATCAGCGACGAGCATGGCATCGATCCTACCGGCACCTACCACGGGGATAGCGACCTGCAGCTGGAGCGAATCAACGTGTACTACAACGAGGCCACCG GTGGCAAGTATGTGCCCCGCGCTGTGCTCGTGGACCTGGAGCCGGGCACCATGGACTCTGTGCGCTCGGGGCCTTTCGGGCAGATCTTCAGGCCGGACAACTTTGTCTTCG GTCAGAGCGGTGCCGGGAACAACTGGGCCAAGGGACACTACACGGAAGGGGCGGAGCTCGTCGATTCGGTGCTGGATGTTGTGAGGAAGGAGGCGGAGAGCTGTGACTGCCTGCAGGGCTTCCAGCTGACCCACTCCTTGGGTGGGGGGACTGGGTCTGGGATGGGCACCCTCCTCATCAGCAAGATTCGGGAGGAGTATCCAGACAGGATCATGAACACCTTCAGCGTGGTGCCCTCGCCCAAAGTGTCGGACACCGTCGTGGAGCCCTACAACGCCACACTCTCAGTCCACCAGCTCGTAGAGAACACAGATGAGACCTACTGCATTGACAACGAGGCGCTGTACGACATCTGCTTCCGCACCCTGAAGCTGACCACCCCCACCTACGGGGACCTGAACCACCTGGTGTCGGCCACCATGAGCGGGGTCACCACCTGCCTGCGCTTCCCGGGCCAGCTCAATGCCGACCTGCGGAAGCTGGCTGTCAACATGGTCCCCTTCCCGCGCCTGCACTTCTTCATGCCCGGCTTTGCCCCGCTCACCAGCCGGGGCAGCCAGCAGTACCGGGCACTGACGGTGCCTGAGCTCACCCAGCAAATGTTCGAT GCCGAGAGCAACATGAACGACCTGGTGTCCGAGTACCAGCAGTACCAGGACGCCACGGCCGAGGAGGAGGGCGAGTTcgaggaggaggcggaggaggagGTGGCCTAG
- the TUBB4B gene encoding tubulin beta-4B chain isoform X4, translating into MREIVHLQAGQCGKYVPRAVLVDLEPGTMDSVRSGPFGQIFRPDNFVFGQSGAGNNWAKGHYTEGAELVDSVLDVVRKEAESCDCLQGFQLTHSLGGGTGSGMGTLLISKIREEYPDRIMNTFSVVPSPKVSDTVVEPYNATLSVHQLVENTDETYCIDNEALYDICFRTLKLTTPTYGDLNHLVSATMSGVTTCLRFPGQLNADLRKLAVNMVPFPRLHFFMPGFAPLTSRGSQQYRALTVPELTQQMFDAKNMMAACDPRHGRYLTVAAVFRGRMSMKEVDEQMLNVQNKNSSYFVEWIPNNVKTAVCDIPPRGLKMSATFIGNSTAIQELFKRISEQFTAMFRRKAFLHWYTGEGMDEMEFTEAESNMNDLVSEYQQYQDATAEEEGEFEEEAEEEVA; encoded by the exons atgaGGGAGATCGTGCACCTGCAGGCCGGCCAGT GTGGCAAGTATGTGCCCCGCGCTGTGCTCGTGGACCTGGAGCCGGGCACCATGGACTCTGTGCGCTCGGGGCCTTTCGGGCAGATCTTCAGGCCGGACAACTTTGTCTTCG GTCAGAGCGGTGCCGGGAACAACTGGGCCAAGGGACACTACACGGAAGGGGCGGAGCTCGTCGATTCGGTGCTGGATGTTGTGAGGAAGGAGGCGGAGAGCTGTGACTGCCTGCAGGGCTTCCAGCTGACCCACTCCTTGGGTGGGGGGACTGGGTCTGGGATGGGCACCCTCCTCATCAGCAAGATTCGGGAGGAGTATCCAGACAGGATCATGAACACCTTCAGCGTGGTGCCCTCGCCCAAAGTGTCGGACACCGTCGTGGAGCCCTACAACGCCACACTCTCAGTCCACCAGCTCGTAGAGAACACAGATGAGACCTACTGCATTGACAACGAGGCGCTGTACGACATCTGCTTCCGCACCCTGAAGCTGACCACCCCCACCTACGGGGACCTGAACCACCTGGTGTCGGCCACCATGAGCGGGGTCACCACCTGCCTGCGCTTCCCGGGCCAGCTCAATGCCGACCTGCGGAAGCTGGCTGTCAACATGGTCCCCTTCCCGCGCCTGCACTTCTTCATGCCCGGCTTTGCCCCGCTCACCAGCCGGGGCAGCCAGCAGTACCGGGCACTGACGGTGCCTGAGCTCACCCAGCAAATGTTCGATGCCAAGAACATGATGGCCGCCTGCGACCCGCGCCACGGCCGCTACCTGACCGTGGCCGCTGTCTTCCGGGGCCGCATGTCCATGAAGGAGGTGGACGAGCAGATGCTCAACGTGCAGAACAAGAACAGCAGCTACTTCGTGGAGTGGATCCCCAACAACGTGAAGACGGCCGTGTGCGACATCCCGCCCCGCGGCCTGAAGATGTCGGCCACCTTCATCGGCAACAGCACGGCCATCCAGGAGCTGTTCAAGCGCATCTCGGAGCAGTTCACGGCCATGTTCCGGCGCAAGGCCTTCCTGCACTGGTACACGGGCGAGGGCATGGACGAGATGGAGTTCACCGAGGCCGAGAGCAACATGAACGACCTGGTGTCCGAGTACCAGCAGTACCAGGACGCCACGGCCGAGGAGGAGGGCGAGTTcgaggaggaggcggaggaggagGTGGCCTAG
- the SLC34A3 gene encoding sodium-dependent phosphate transport protein 2C has product MPHPLTGGPAPPAPLDTVGLVDQRLGNAGISGSASILEDRDMDPWALPQLKGPGQAWRELSAAGRALRVLTGFLKACGLLGGLYLFICSLDILSSAFQLLGSKVTGDIFKGNVVLSNPVAGLVIGVLVTVLVQSSSTSSSIVVSMVASKLLTVRASVPIIMGVNVGTSITSTLVSMAQSGDRDEFRRAFGGSAVHGIFNWLTALVLLPLESAAAPLERLSALILGAANLQPGRHTPDILKVLTRPLTHLIVQLDADVLMGSATGNATNQSLIKRWCGTREQTAAGNNSHCGAAAGGPCPGKNGSASEGPVPCRHLFAGTALADLAVGLILLAASLLVLCSCLVLVVKLLNSTLRGRVAQAVRTVINADFPCPFGWLSGYLAMLVGAGLTFVLQSSSVFTAAIVPLIGVGVISLERAYPLFLGSNTGTTTTALLAALASPSDMLLSAVQVALIHFFFNLAGILLWYVVPILRLPIPLAKHFGNLTASYRWVAVAYLLLCFLVLPLAAFGLSLAGGAVLAAVGAPLVVLLLLSALVTVLQRHRPAWLPRRLRSWAWLPLWLRSLEPWDLLVTRCCPCKACSPPQAAAKEAHCYENPQVLASQQL; this is encoded by the exons ATGCCGCATCCCCTCACCGGTGGCCCGGCCCCTCCCGCCCCTCTGGACACAGTTGGCCTGGTGGACCAGAGGCTGGGAAACGCAG GGATCTCTGGTTCTGCCTCCATCCTGGAAGACAGAGACATGGACCCCTGGGCCCTCCCTCAGCTGAAGGGCCCCGGACAGGCCTGGAGAG AGCTCAGTGCGGCCGGCAGGGCGCTGCGGGTGCTCACCGGCTTCCTCAAGGCCTGCGGGCTGCTGGGCGGCCTCTACCTTTTCATCTGCTCCCTGGACATCCTCAGCTCCGCCTTCCAGCTGCTAGGCA GCAAAGTAACCGGAGACATCTTCAAGGGTAACGTGGTGCTGTCCAACCCTGTAGCGGGACTGGTCATTGGTGTGCTGGTCACTGTCTTGGTGCAGAGCTCCAGCACATCCTCTTCCATCGTGGTCAGCATGGTGGCCTCCAAGC TGCTGACCGTCCGGGCCTCTGTGCCCATCATCATGGGTGTCAACGTGGGCACATCCATCACCAGCACCCTGGTCTCGATGGCACAGTCGGGGGACCGGGACGAGTTTCGCAG agcctTCGGCGGCTCGGCTGTGCATGGCATCTTCAACTGGCTCACTGCGCTGGTTCTGCTGCCGCTGGAGAGTGCTGCAGCCCCCCTGGAGAGGCTCAGCGCGCTGATCCTGGGTGCCGCCAACCTGCAGCCCGGGCGGCACACGCCCGACATCCTCAAGGTGCTGACCCGGCCGCTCACACACCTCATCGTGCAG CTGGACGCTGATGTCCTTATGGGCAGTGCTACGGGCAACGCCACCAACCAGAGCCTTATTAAGCGATGGTGCGGCACCAGGGAGCAGACG GCCGCGGGGAACAACAGCCACTGCGGAGCGGCGGCTGGGGGCCCCTGCCCTGGGAAGAACGGCTCTGCGTCTGAGGGGCCCGTGCCCT gCCGCCACCTGTTCGCCGGCACGGCGCTCGCGGACCTGGCCGTGGGCCTCATCCTGCTGGCCGCCTCCCTGCTCGTGCTCTGCTCCTGCCTCGTCCTCGTTGTCAAGCTGCTCAACTCCACTCTGCGGGGCCGCGTCGCCCAGGCCGTGAGGACGGTCATCAACGCTG ACTTCCCCTGCCCATTTGGCTGGCTCAGCGGCTACCTGGCCATGCTCGTGGGCGCCGGCCTGACCTTCGTGCTCCAGAGCAGCAGCGTCTTCACCGCAGCCATCGTGCCGCTCATCG GGGTCGGGGTGATCAGCCTGGAGCGAGCGTACCCTCTCTTCCTGGGTTCCAACACTGGCACCACCACCACGGCCCTGCTGGCAGCTCTGGCCAGCCCCTCGGACATGCTGCTCAGCGCCGTCCAG gtcGCTCTCATCCACTTCTTCTTCAACCTGGCGGGCATCCTGCTGTGGTACGTGGTGCCCATCCTCCGGCTGCCCATCCCGCTGGCCAAGCACTTTGGGAACCTGACCGCCAGCTACCGCTGGGTGGCCGTCGCCTACCTGCTGCTGTGCTTCCTGGTGCTGCCACTGGCCGCCTTTGGGCTCTCCCTGGCGGGGGGCGCAGTGCTGGCTGCGGTCGGGGCACCCCTGGTAGTGCTGCTGCTCCTCTCCGCCCTGGTCACCGTCCTGCAGCGGCACCGGCCCGCCTGGCTGCCCCGCCGCCTGCGCTCCTGGGCCTGGCTGCCTCTCTGGCTACGGTCTCTGGAGCCCTGGGACCTCCTGGTGACACGCTGCTGCCCCTGCAAGGCCTGCAGCCCGCCTCAGGCTGCGGCCAAGGAGGCCCACTGTTATGAGAACCCCCAGGTTCTGGCCTCCCAGCAGTTGTGA
- the TUBB4B gene encoding tubulin beta-4B chain isoform X1, which translates to MREIVHLQAGQCGNQIGAKFWEVISDEHGIDPTGTYHGDSDLQLERINVYYNEATGGKYVPRAVLVDLEPGTMDSVRSGPFGQIFRPDNFVFGQSGAGNNWAKGHYTEGAELVDSVLDVVRKEAESCDCLQGFQLTHSLGGGTGSGMGTLLISKIREEYPDRIMNTFSVVPSPKVSDTVVEPYNATLSVHQLVENTDETYCIDNEALYDICFRTLKLTTPTYGDLNHLVSATMSGVTTCLRFPGQLNADLRKLAVNMVPFPRLHFFMPGFAPLTSRGSQQYRALTVPELTQQMFDAKNMMAACDPRHGRYLTVAAVFRGRMSMKEVDEQMLNVQNKNSSYFVEWIPNNVKTAVCDIPPRGLKMSATFIGNSTAIQELFKRISEQFTAMFRRKAFLHWYTGEGMDEMEFTEAESNMNDLVSEYQQYQDATAEEEGEFEEEAEEEVA; encoded by the exons atgaGGGAGATCGTGCACCTGCAGGCCGGCCAGTGCGGCAACCAGATCGGCGCCAAG TTTTGGGAGGTGATCAGCGACGAGCATGGCATCGATCCTACCGGCACCTACCACGGGGATAGCGACCTGCAGCTGGAGCGAATCAACGTGTACTACAACGAGGCCACCG GTGGCAAGTATGTGCCCCGCGCTGTGCTCGTGGACCTGGAGCCGGGCACCATGGACTCTGTGCGCTCGGGGCCTTTCGGGCAGATCTTCAGGCCGGACAACTTTGTCTTCG GTCAGAGCGGTGCCGGGAACAACTGGGCCAAGGGACACTACACGGAAGGGGCGGAGCTCGTCGATTCGGTGCTGGATGTTGTGAGGAAGGAGGCGGAGAGCTGTGACTGCCTGCAGGGCTTCCAGCTGACCCACTCCTTGGGTGGGGGGACTGGGTCTGGGATGGGCACCCTCCTCATCAGCAAGATTCGGGAGGAGTATCCAGACAGGATCATGAACACCTTCAGCGTGGTGCCCTCGCCCAAAGTGTCGGACACCGTCGTGGAGCCCTACAACGCCACACTCTCAGTCCACCAGCTCGTAGAGAACACAGATGAGACCTACTGCATTGACAACGAGGCGCTGTACGACATCTGCTTCCGCACCCTGAAGCTGACCACCCCCACCTACGGGGACCTGAACCACCTGGTGTCGGCCACCATGAGCGGGGTCACCACCTGCCTGCGCTTCCCGGGCCAGCTCAATGCCGACCTGCGGAAGCTGGCTGTCAACATGGTCCCCTTCCCGCGCCTGCACTTCTTCATGCCCGGCTTTGCCCCGCTCACCAGCCGGGGCAGCCAGCAGTACCGGGCACTGACGGTGCCTGAGCTCACCCAGCAAATGTTCGATGCCAAGAACATGATGGCCGCCTGCGACCCGCGCCACGGCCGCTACCTGACCGTGGCCGCTGTCTTCCGGGGCCGCATGTCCATGAAGGAGGTGGACGAGCAGATGCTCAACGTGCAGAACAAGAACAGCAGCTACTTCGTGGAGTGGATCCCCAACAACGTGAAGACGGCCGTGTGCGACATCCCGCCCCGCGGCCTGAAGATGTCGGCCACCTTCATCGGCAACAGCACGGCCATCCAGGAGCTGTTCAAGCGCATCTCGGAGCAGTTCACGGCCATGTTCCGGCGCAAGGCCTTCCTGCACTGGTACACGGGCGAGGGCATGGACGAGATGGAGTTCACCGAGGCCGAGAGCAACATGAACGACCTGGTGTCCGAGTACCAGCAGTACCAGGACGCCACGGCCGAGGAGGAGGGCGAGTTcgaggaggaggcggaggaggagGTGGCCTAG